One window of the Carnobacterium maltaromaticum DSM 20342 genome contains the following:
- a CDS encoding multidrug effflux MFS transporter, translating into MKKSIETKVKAPALLLLIVLVGFPQISETIFTPSLPDIALAFQTTMGSVQLTLSIYFFAFALGVFFWGLISDYIGRRPAILYGVVLYGVGSCLCLWADSIEFLLFARFVQAFGASTGSVVTQTILRESTTGNQRHALFAQISAALAFTPAIGPLIGGFVDQYWGFSAVFLVLVVMSIGVFGYAYFGLAETLDASSRSSVALRPIFKRFLKNKKVLTYGFLIGAINGVLFSYYAEAPFIFMEYFHLSAAIYGLLGIVIALALIIGSMLSKRWLAIWQPEKIIFKGIQIMLVGAVILLTLSFFNFIPGVIQFSCYLIGIFITLIGTGTALPNCLSLALVDFQDVIGSAGGIFSLYYYLLVSLITLGMSVLHNGTLWAMPLYFIGIGIFMLILTKRFIYLLKE; encoded by the coding sequence TTGAAAAAAAGCATCGAAACGAAAGTGAAAGCACCCGCTTTATTATTATTAATCGTGTTGGTTGGATTTCCGCAAATTAGTGAGACAATCTTTACTCCTTCACTACCAGATATTGCACTGGCTTTTCAGACAACAATGGGAAGCGTTCAGTTAACTTTAAGTATTTATTTTTTTGCCTTTGCTCTAGGAGTCTTTTTTTGGGGGCTTATTTCGGATTATATTGGGCGTCGTCCAGCGATTCTTTATGGTGTAGTGCTCTATGGAGTTGGAAGTTGTCTTTGTTTGTGGGCAGATTCAATTGAATTTCTATTGTTTGCTCGTTTTGTCCAAGCTTTTGGGGCTAGTACAGGTTCAGTCGTGACTCAAACCATTCTGCGTGAGAGTACTACTGGAAACCAGCGTCATGCTCTATTTGCTCAAATTTCAGCCGCGTTAGCATTTACACCAGCAATTGGTCCATTAATTGGCGGATTTGTCGACCAGTATTGGGGATTCTCAGCCGTTTTTCTAGTTTTAGTCGTTATGAGTATTGGCGTATTTGGTTATGCTTACTTTGGATTGGCTGAGACTTTGGACGCTAGCAGTCGTTCGTCGGTTGCCTTAAGGCCTATTTTTAAACGGTTCCTGAAAAATAAGAAAGTCTTGACCTATGGTTTTTTAATTGGAGCTATTAATGGCGTATTGTTTAGTTATTACGCTGAGGCACCTTTTATCTTTATGGAATACTTCCACTTGTCGGCAGCTATCTATGGTCTTTTAGGAATTGTGATCGCATTAGCCTTAATTATTGGTTCGATGCTATCGAAACGTTGGTTGGCTATTTGGCAACCAGAAAAAATTATTTTCAAAGGCATTCAAATTATGCTTGTGGGAGCAGTCATTCTATTAACCCTTAGTTTTTTTAATTTCATACCAGGGGTAATCCAATTTTCGTGTTATCTTATTGGAATATTTATAACACTGATTGGAACTGGAACAGCGTTACCAAATTGTTTAAGTTTAGCCTTAGTTGATTTTCAAGATGTAATTGGGTCGGCAGGAGGGATTTTCAGCTTATACTATTATTTATTGGTTAGTTTGATAACTTTAGGTATGAGTGTCTTGCATAATGGCACATTATGGGCAATGCCGCTTTATTTTATTGGGATAGGCATATTCATGCTCATTTTAACTAAGAGATTTATCTATTTATTGAAGGAATAA
- a CDS encoding dimethylarginine dimethylaminohydrolase family protein: MIKNYVESEFAPLKRVILAQSQFYIPKEKENAETNFLSENLPKLEENGKEVFGDVAELYPDLQKQWEQEKNEMNRLLVSYGIEVVRPRLLTDYEKELSIQTGDGYANFFSRDPFFTVGNLIIEGCLRFPHRRLEILAMRNLLIAESQSKESLYFATPQPDISDGETSEAGPFLEGGDILVYGKTIFVGYSGLASNIVGIKWLESVLVHWDYKVVPVRLHKDILHLDCALSLVKEGLMICCEEAFLDGIPKELKSWLSIKISLKEASLLMANGLPINESVYITDSSFTRIIKELESYGIKVETLDYQVSRRFGGSFRCTTQALLRNNNE, encoded by the coding sequence ATGATTAAAAATTATGTTGAAAGTGAATTTGCACCTTTAAAACGTGTTATATTAGCTCAGTCGCAGTTTTATATCCCTAAGGAAAAAGAAAATGCAGAAACAAATTTTCTATCAGAAAATTTACCCAAACTTGAAGAAAATGGAAAAGAAGTTTTTGGTGATGTAGCAGAGTTGTATCCAGATTTACAAAAGCAGTGGGAGCAAGAAAAGAATGAAATGAATCGGTTATTGGTTTCCTATGGTATAGAAGTAGTGCGTCCGAGATTGCTGACAGACTATGAAAAAGAGTTAAGCATTCAAACAGGCGATGGTTATGCTAATTTCTTTTCACGTGATCCTTTTTTTACAGTAGGAAATTTGATTATAGAGGGATGTTTAAGATTTCCTCATCGTCGTTTAGAAATACTAGCGATGAGAAATTTATTAATTGCGGAATCACAATCAAAAGAGAGTCTTTATTTTGCTACCCCACAACCAGATATTTCAGATGGAGAAACAAGTGAAGCAGGACCGTTTTTAGAGGGTGGCGATATACTTGTCTATGGAAAAACAATTTTTGTTGGTTATTCTGGTTTGGCTAGTAATATAGTGGGTATCAAGTGGTTAGAATCTGTTTTAGTTCATTGGGATTATAAAGTCGTTCCTGTCAGGCTTCATAAAGATATCTTACATTTGGACTGTGCATTAAGCTTGGTTAAAGAGGGCTTAATGATTTGTTGTGAAGAAGCATTTTTAGATGGAATTCCTAAAGAATTAAAAAGCTGGTTGAGTATTAAGATTTCATTGAAAGAAGCTTCTTTATTGATGGCGAACGGTTTGCCAATTAATGAGTCGGTCTATATTACAGATAGTTCCTTCACACGAATCATTAAGGAGTTAGAAAGTTATGGGATTAAAGTAGAAACGCTGGATTATCAAGTTTCAAGAAGATTTGGTGGTTCGTTCCGTTGCACAACGCAGGCGTTACTAAGAAATAATAATGAATAA
- a CDS encoding threonine/serine exporter family protein, which translates to MTNKTIDLLLDTCLLAGKIMMESGAEMYRVEDTMNRIAANLNGHTGISFVTPTGIFMGLEGETGLKMQQIPSRTINLEKVSKVNDLSRDFAAKKIDLTELSIKLKHLEKDTNFFPIWLQTISAAVVSGTLMILFGGSWPDLAATCLIGAIGFLVFFYSADFLKIKFLAEFFASFIIGILAIFTVRFGLGINLDTIIIGCVMPLVPGVPITNAVRDLLAGHLLSGMARGTEALITACMIGVGIAVVFQLFY; encoded by the coding sequence ATGACAAACAAAACAATTGATTTACTGTTAGATACCTGTCTACTAGCTGGAAAAATCATGATGGAAAGTGGTGCAGAAATGTACCGTGTTGAGGATACGATGAACCGTATTGCGGCTAATTTGAATGGGCATACAGGTATCAGTTTTGTAACTCCCACAGGTATTTTTATGGGATTAGAAGGCGAAACTGGTTTAAAAATGCAACAAATACCCAGTCGAACCATTAACTTGGAAAAAGTTTCTAAGGTCAACGACTTATCCCGTGATTTTGCTGCTAAAAAAATAGATTTAACTGAATTATCCATAAAATTAAAACATTTAGAAAAAGATACCAATTTTTTTCCAATTTGGCTTCAAACAATTTCTGCAGCTGTCGTTAGCGGAACTTTGATGATTCTTTTTGGCGGTTCTTGGCCTGATTTAGCAGCCACTTGTTTAATTGGTGCTATCGGTTTTCTAGTCTTTTTTTACAGTGCGGATTTCTTAAAAATTAAATTTTTAGCTGAATTTTTTGCATCCTTTATTATTGGGATTTTAGCCATATTTACAGTTAGGTTTGGCTTAGGAATCAACCTTGATACGATTATCATTGGGTGCGTAATGCCCTTAGTTCCTGGAGTTCCAATTACTAACGCTGTACGAGATCTATTAGCCGGTCATTTACTTTCAGGCATGGCTCGCGGAACAGAAGCTTTGATTACAGCTTGCATGATCGGTGTTGGGATTGCGGTTGTTTTTCAATTGTTTTACTGA
- a CDS encoding threonine/serine exporter family protein — MIFTLIVQFSFSFLTTAAFAIITNVPKRSLIACGLTGMLGWMVYWSADSFGSGDVFATFLGAFTVALASYYFSKHKRLPVTIFNIPGIVPLVPGSLAYQSVRNLVLGDYVEAVSFAVRALMIAGAIAAGLVLSEVFNHNIRNFREKKEKF; from the coding sequence TTGATTTTTACTTTAATTGTTCAATTTTCATTTAGTTTTTTAACGACAGCCGCTTTTGCCATTATTACCAATGTTCCAAAACGTTCATTAATTGCCTGTGGTCTAACTGGAATGCTGGGGTGGATGGTTTATTGGAGTGCTGATAGTTTCGGTAGTGGGGATGTTTTTGCAACTTTTTTAGGTGCTTTTACCGTGGCACTCGCTAGTTACTATTTTTCGAAACATAAAAGGTTACCCGTTACTATTTTTAACATTCCTGGGATTGTGCCGTTAGTTCCTGGTAGCTTGGCTTATCAATCCGTTCGAAATCTGGTGTTAGGTGATTATGTCGAGGCCGTTTCATTTGCTGTTCGAGCATTGATGATTGCTGGTGCTATTGCTGCAGGGCTTGTTTTGTCAGAAGTCTTCAATCATAACATTCGAAACTTCCGTGAGAAAAAAGAAAAATTTTAA
- the add gene encoding adenosine deaminase, with product MLEQKVVEKLPKVELHCHLDGSVSRKTIRKIAEAQDYSLPESEAELRKLVQAGDECQSLLEYIGKFDTVLDCLQVEEAITEAAYDLIGDVKKENVTYIEVRFAPMLSTHKGLSADQVVQATLNGLKKGEADFGVTSRAILCMMRHHDDQKNHEIIELTKEYLGQGVVGIDLAGDEAKYPAGDYKSLLKVALEYNLPITLHAGECGCAGNVRESIDMGATRIGHGIALKDDPEILAYCIENGITVEMCPNSNLQTKTVTEWSDYPYLKFKDAGLKISLNTDNRTITDTNLTKEFMTLDNLYQIGYAGMQELTENGIKASFVDEQTKKALLQTVKTAYQEVR from the coding sequence GTGTTGGAACAAAAAGTCGTTGAAAAATTACCAAAAGTTGAACTACATTGTCATTTAGATGGATCAGTTAGTCGCAAAACTATTCGGAAAATTGCTGAGGCGCAAGATTATTCATTGCCTGAAAGTGAAGCTGAATTAAGAAAACTTGTTCAAGCAGGGGATGAATGCCAAAGCTTGTTAGAGTATATTGGGAAATTTGATACGGTTTTAGATTGTTTACAAGTTGAAGAAGCCATCACAGAAGCTGCTTATGATTTAATTGGTGACGTTAAAAAGGAAAATGTCACTTATATAGAAGTTCGTTTTGCACCGATGCTTTCTACGCATAAAGGATTATCTGCAGATCAAGTCGTTCAAGCAACTTTGAATGGATTGAAAAAAGGCGAAGCAGATTTTGGTGTCACAAGCCGTGCAATTTTATGTATGATGCGTCATCATGATGATCAAAAAAATCATGAAATAATTGAGTTAACCAAAGAGTATCTAGGTCAAGGTGTTGTGGGTATTGATTTGGCAGGAGATGAAGCTAAGTATCCTGCAGGGGACTACAAATCGTTACTAAAAGTAGCTTTAGAGTACAATTTACCAATTACTTTACATGCAGGTGAGTGTGGTTGTGCTGGAAATGTCCGTGAGTCTATTGATATGGGAGCAACACGTATCGGTCATGGGATTGCTTTAAAGGATGATCCAGAGATTCTAGCCTATTGTATTGAAAATGGAATTACTGTTGAAATGTGCCCTAATAGTAACTTGCAAACTAAAACAGTCACTGAATGGAGTGACTATCCTTATTTGAAATTCAAAGATGCTGGTTTGAAAATTTCGTTAAATACTGATAATCGGACGATTACAGACACGAATTTAACCAAAGAGTTTATGACGTTAGACAATCTTTATCAGATTGGATATGCTGGTATGCAAGAGCTGACAGAAAATGGTATTAAGGCTAGTTTTGTTGATGAACAAACGAAAAAGGCTTTATTACAAACAGTTAAAACAGCTTATCAAGAAGTGCGTTAA